In the Fibrobacter sp. genome, one interval contains:
- the prfA gene encoding peptide chain release factor 1, producing the protein MKDKARKLIEKYEELESELGNPDVLGDQARYNKIHKQYKGIEKAVIKAKEYLQMLNDQEEWKMALGDSDPEMVAMAKSELSTIEKALPGLTDELQILMVPKDPWDFRNATIEIRGGTGGDESALFAGDLFRMYRAYCEKMGWKITIQDLSEGTVGGYKEIRAYIEGDSVYGTLKFESGVHRVQRVPETETQGRVHTSAATVAILPEAEEVDVEIREADIHMDTYRSSGAGGQYINKTDSAVRLTHIPTGVVVSCQTERSQLQNRLHAMEMLRSKILDEVIAKKEREEAASRKALVGTGDRSAKIRTYNYPQNRVTDHRIGLTLYNLDQVVTGDLQEVINGLQMANAQEKLGKFQA; encoded by the coding sequence ATGAAAGATAAAGCACGTAAACTCATTGAAAAGTACGAAGAACTGGAATCCGAATTGGGTAATCCCGATGTCCTCGGTGACCAGGCTCGTTATAACAAGATTCACAAGCAGTACAAGGGTATCGAAAAGGCCGTCATCAAGGCCAAGGAATACCTGCAGATGCTTAACGACCAGGAAGAATGGAAGATGGCACTGGGCGATTCCGACCCGGAAATGGTTGCAATGGCAAAGTCCGAGCTTTCCACCATCGAAAAGGCTCTTCCCGGCTTGACCGATGAATTGCAGATTCTCATGGTTCCCAAGGATCCTTGGGACTTCCGTAACGCTACCATCGAAATCCGTGGCGGTACCGGCGGTGACGAATCCGCTTTGTTCGCAGGCGACCTTTTCCGCATGTACCGTGCCTACTGCGAAAAGATGGGCTGGAAGATTACCATCCAGGATCTGAGTGAAGGTACCGTGGGCGGTTACAAGGAAATTCGCGCCTACATCGAAGGCGATAGCGTTTACGGCACCTTGAAGTTTGAAAGTGGCGTACACCGCGTGCAGCGCGTTCCTGAAACCGAAACCCAGGGCCGCGTACACACCTCCGCCGCAACCGTTGCAATCCTCCCGGAAGCTGAAGAAGTGGACGTGGAAATCCGCGAAGCAGACATCCACATGGACACTTACCGTTCCAGTGGCGCTGGCGGTCAGTACATCAACAAGACCGACTCCGCAGTCCGCTTGACCCATATTCCTACAGGCGTTGTGGTTAGCTGCCAGACAGAACGTTCCCAGCTCCAGAACCGTTTGCACGCTATGGAAATGCTCCGTTCCAAGATCTTGGACGAAGTCATCGCCAAGAAGGAACGTGAGGAAGCCGCCAGCCGTAAGGCCCTCGTTGGTACCGGCGACCGTTCCGCTAAGATCCGTACTTACAACTACCCCCAGAACCGCGTTACCGATCACCGCATCGGTCTCACTCTGTACAACCTGGACCAGGTTGTAACAGGCGACCTTCAGGAAGTCATCAACGGCCTCCAGATGGCAAACGCACAGGAGAAGCTGGGCAAGTTCCAGGCATAA